A genome region from Pantanalinema sp. includes the following:
- a CDS encoding YncE family protein, which translates to MQHHRNVWLGLALSLGLSGCSLFSSPVSPNDRPSLLAYASMPADNAVAVVSVSDKRPVGVIEVGQAPVSLAINPRPDLEYLYTANENDGTVSFVDLRSRKQVQAIQAGSRPSGVAVTPPEKNPSTTARDQNKQYVYVTSYGDRTVTRINAQTNAINKTFTPFSATFKPRGVVTYPMTKDFAAANLAAYVFSDTPATGSTDCEIIKINNDGSLGSVLTIPGSVNLWRGAISPDGKRMYLADRGASQLWKVNLENFTFDSSIPLNDKGYDVAITDDGKMAYVTLPQAAAAAGRPSGLVQVINLETNAKSTVPVNDRVTDATQPQSIAVNAAGTELWVSLQNRLGYFGMVGGQLNQQGSDRLSAVSYTSTPGQAPPISDIVLGAGIQ; encoded by the coding sequence ATGCAGCACCATCGAAACGTCTGGCTCGGCTTAGCGCTGTCACTGGGGCTTTCCGGTTGCTCGCTGTTCAGCTCGCCCGTGTCGCCCAACGACCGGCCCAGCCTGCTCGCCTACGCCAGCATGCCGGCCGACAACGCGGTGGCGGTCGTGAGCGTCAGCGACAAGCGTCCCGTGGGCGTCATCGAGGTGGGCCAGGCCCCCGTGAGCCTCGCCATCAACCCGCGCCCCGACCTCGAGTACCTCTACACCGCCAACGAGAACGACGGCACCGTCTCGTTCGTCGACCTGCGCAGCCGCAAGCAGGTCCAGGCCATCCAGGCCGGCTCGCGCCCCTCGGGGGTGGCCGTCACCCCGCCCGAGAAGAACCCCTCCACCACCGCGCGCGACCAGAACAAGCAGTACGTCTACGTCACCAGCTACGGCGATCGCACCGTCACGCGCATCAACGCCCAGACCAACGCGATCAACAAGACCTTCACCCCCTTCAGCGCCACCTTCAAGCCGCGCGGGGTGGTCACCTACCCGATGACCAAGGACTTCGCCGCCGCCAACCTCGCCGCCTACGTCTTCTCGGACACACCGGCGACCGGCTCGACCGACTGCGAGATCATCAAGATCAACAACGACGGCAGCCTGGGCTCGGTGTTGACCATCCCGGGATCGGTCAACCTCTGGCGGGGCGCCATCTCCCCCGACGGCAAGCGCATGTACCTCGCCGATCGCGGGGCGAGCCAGCTCTGGAAGGTCAACCTCGAGAACTTCACGTTCGACAGCTCCATCCCGCTGAACGACAAGGGCTACGACGTCGCCATCACCGACGACGGCAAGATGGCCTACGTCACCCTGCCCCAAGCGGCCGCTGCGGCGGGCCGGCCCAGCGGCCTGGTCCAGGTCATCAACCTCGAGACCAACGCCAAGTCGACGGTCCCTGTCAACGATCGGGTGACAGACGCCACCCAGCCCCAGTCGATCGCGGTCAACGCCGCGGGCACCGAGCTGTGGGTCTCCCTTCAGAACCGGCTCGGCTACTTCGGCATGGTCGGTGGCCAGCTCAATCAGCAGGGATCCGACCGCCTGAGCGCCGTGTCCTACACCTCTACCCCCGGTCAGGCGCCCCCCATCAGCGACATCGTCCTCGGCGCCGGCATCCAATAG
- the nth gene encoding endonuclease III — protein sequence MKRLSAKEKARIKRLLDTLKAAYPEAVTELRYGNDFELLVAVMLSAQTTDKRVNTVTPGLFARYPTPEAMAAASGEDVLPLIASVNFAPTKALNVVATARLLVERHAGKVPGTMEELVALPGVGRKTANVVLSIVFDVPAIAVDTHVFRVSHRLGFSKGLTPEAVEADLMRLIPRHDWAKAHHWLILHGRYTCVARKPKCERCALTADCPAFQTGRFDTPSAAGKPTRPRPRPAAKPILP from the coding sequence ATGAAACGCCTCAGCGCCAAGGAAAAAGCCCGGATCAAACGCTTGCTCGACACCCTGAAAGCCGCCTATCCCGAGGCCGTCACCGAGCTGCGCTACGGCAACGACTTCGAGTTGCTCGTGGCGGTCATGCTCTCGGCCCAGACCACCGACAAGCGGGTCAACACGGTCACCCCGGGCCTCTTCGCGCGCTATCCGACCCCCGAGGCCATGGCCGCGGCGAGCGGTGAAGACGTCCTCCCCCTCATCGCGAGCGTGAACTTCGCGCCGACCAAGGCGCTGAACGTCGTGGCGACCGCGAGGCTCCTGGTCGAGCGGCACGCAGGCAAGGTGCCCGGCACGATGGAGGAGCTGGTGGCCCTGCCCGGGGTGGGGCGCAAGACGGCGAACGTCGTGCTGAGCATCGTCTTCGACGTGCCGGCCATCGCCGTCGATACCCACGTCTTTCGCGTCTCGCACCGCCTCGGCTTCTCGAAGGGCCTGACCCCCGAGGCCGTGGAGGCCGACCTGATGCGCCTGATTCCCCGCCACGACTGGGCCAAGGCCCACCACTGGCTCATCCTGCACGGGCGCTACACCTGCGTGGCGCGCAAACCCAAGTGCGAGCGCTGCGCGCTGACGGCGGACTGTCCGGCCTTCCAGACCGGTCGCTTCGACACCCCGAGCGCCGCGGGCAAGCCCACGCGTCCGCGTCCGAGGCCTGCGGCGAAGCCGATCCTGCCCTGA